A region from the Toxotes jaculatrix isolate fToxJac2 chromosome 2, fToxJac2.pri, whole genome shotgun sequence genome encodes:
- the wu:fl23c11 gene encoding uncharacterized protein wu:fl23c11, whose translation MALTLPRGTRLFPLLLLLRFWLFVSAIALEVIDQNAPELICTEGLTDCKVSSGFHFCAAPPDPNDTVDVTHMQLEVMLCSATQDLPRPCLRITITVQEVDNTNEVFEASGDEGESSDMSHLAEGSGPELKVCLSSPGVSEIRKTLEFKLNHSGLAQASQQPTHKQMQLLLTEKVTFGNPVVVQVYARSDGTHSIQNITVPSLEEVCSMDLNGMEKLCDAPRLRLQYKRSKFLLQLENTNDRQEDLMCQMIWNEMPGDTCPWPTNETEMIIPSVAPCLCFQTWWKGKELRRQLCPFKNQSDAVERMQHNVSVSVEEFQMREGGTVLSWNVSAPCRLEAEVWLCKKDVAGGQCEEVTGSRQRLHSHAHAGWSATRNGHWKTGEFNVSSHPLLCVQIKIHGMKSYLEPHCLFTKSRFRWSLPIFIALLLMCLTILGAYFIQGVLKGYVWKWLKEDDVKGAVGGGHVVLLYPPDGDQALPELICHLGSTLQALGFSVSLDLWSQAELSALGPVPWLHSRLDQLKRQGGKVVLVLTQATWIRAEEWGARSWERNRNREEEEAGGSYTAPSPCVDVFSASLSCILADNLQGRAGERFMLAQFESLPPEPPGGFRPLPELFRGLHVYSLPSQSLGFLTELAGARQMATASARRKRAGGIRVASRALAKGLSGYTAGTNIFRLAGVSQTCVGVGVEDSGETVPLQPCLITPPSSPDTNPKDSKMEWV comes from the exons ATGGCTCTCACGCTCCCTCGGGGGACACGTCTCTTCCCACTGCTGTTACTGTTGCGCTTCTGGCTGTTTGTGTCGGCAATCGCGCTGGAGGTGATTGACCAAAACGCACCTGAACTCATCTGTACCGAG GGTTTGACTGACTGCAAGGTGAGCTCAG GCTTTCATTTCTGTGCTGCCCCGCCTGATCCAAATGATACAGTGGATGTTACACATATGCAGCTTGAAGTGATGCTGTGTTCAGCCACACAAGACTTGCCTCGACCTTGCCTGCGAATCACCATAACAGTCCAAG AAGTGGATAATACAAACGAGGTTTTTGAGGCATCTGGTGATGAAGGGGAATCATCTGACATGTCTCACTTGGCAGAGGGAAGTGGGCCTGAACTAAAAG TGTGTCTCAGTTCTCCAGGCGTCAGTGAAATTAGGAAGACACTCGAGTTTAAACTAAACCACTCTGGTTTAGCTCAAGCTTCACAACAGCCCACACACAAG CAAATGCAGCTGCtattgacagagaaagtgaCGTTTGGCAATCCTGTTGTGGTCCAAGTCTACGCACGTTCAGATGGAACACACAGCATCCAAAATATCACAGTCCCATCTTTAGAAGAAG TTTGCTCCATGGACCTAAATGGGATGGAAAAATTATGTGATG CTCCCAGACTCCGACTTCAGTACAAGAGAAGCAAgttcctcctccagctggaaAACACTAATGACAGACAAGAAGATCTCATGTGCCAGATGATTTGGAATGAAATGCCTGGAGACACTTGTCCATGG CCCACAAACGAGACAGAAATGATAATTCCATCAGTTGCACCATGCCTGTGCTTCCAG ACATGGTGGAAGGGAAAGGAGCTACGAAGACAGCTCTGCCCTTTCAAAAACCAATCAG atgcagTTGAAAGAATGCAGCACAACGTGTCTGTGTCGGTTGAGGAGTTTCAGATGAGGGAGGGTGGCACAGTGCTGAGCTGGAATGTATCTGCCCCCTGCAGACTGGAGGCAGAGGTGTGGCTGTGCAAGAAAGATGTGGCAGGGGGCCAGTGTGAAGAGGTGACAGGCTCCAGACAGAGACTGCACAGCCATGCACATGCAGGCTGGAGTGCAACACGCAATGGACACTGG AAAACAGGAGAGTTCAATGTGTCATCACATCCTCTGCTTTGTGTTCAG ATAAAGATACACGGGATGAAGTCATACTTAGAGCCCCATTGTCTGTTTACAA aaTCTCGATTTAGATGGAGCCTGCCAATCTTCATCGCATTGCTTCTGATGTGTTTGACCATACTCGGAGCCTATTTCATCCAAGGGGTCCTGAAAG gcTACGTGTGGAAATGGTTGAAAGAAGATGATGTTAAAG GTGCAGTGGGTGGTGGTCACGTGGTGTTGCTCTATCCACCTGATGGTGACCAGGCTTTGCCAGAGCTTATATGTCACCTGGGCTCGACCCTCCAGGCCCTGGGCTTCAGCGTGTCTCTAGATCTGTGGAGCCAGGCTGAGCTCAGTGCACTGGGCCCTGTGCCTTGGCTCCATTCAAGACTGGACCAACTGAAAAGGCAGGGGGGAAAAGTGGTGCTAGTCCTAACCCAGGCCACCTGGATAAGGGCTGAAGAATGGGGAGCTCGTAGCTGggagaggaacagaaacagggaggaagaggaggcaggaggaagCTACACTGCTCCTTCCCCCTGTGTAGATGTTTTTAGTGCTTCACTGAGCTGCATTCTAGCAGACAATTTACAGGGCCGCGCTGGTGAGCGGTTTATGTTGGCTCAGTTTGAATCACTTCCACCTGAGCCTCCAGGTGGTTTCCGGCCGCTGCCAGAACTTTTCCGTGGCCTTCATGTTTACAGCCTCCCTTCCCAGAGCTTGGGTTTTCTGACTGAGCTGGCTGGGGCTCGGCAAATGGCCACTGCATCAGCCAGACGGAAGAGGGCAGGGGGGATCAGGGTGGCATCCCGAGCTCTGGCAAAAGGGCTGTCAGGGTACACAGCAGGGACAAATATATTTCGCCTTGCAGGGGTGTCCCAGACTTGTGTTGGGGTAGGAGTAGAAGACTCTGGGGAAACGGTGCCGTTGCAGCCATGTCTTATTACGCCTCCCTCCAGCCCTGACACAAACCCTAAGGACAGCAAAATGGAATGGGTCTGA
- the LOC121188452 gene encoding LOW QUALITY PROTEIN: uncharacterized protein LOC121188452 (The sequence of the model RefSeq protein was modified relative to this genomic sequence to represent the inferred CDS: deleted 1 base in 1 codon): MFKMHLGIALASVVVAVFPLLLDCITTCQMGNQNDYAEGQCPVKLSQKPQGTDLWCVTVHVWMKANDFSKTSKITISSPSGNIRNNMTKKEKKCKSKHQFRCNRGIRQQPHNISFDLWEFVYDCVEAEAESIISVSYSTPSNRCSVSCTVQDPVPNFDLSVDRSSKSINVTVGPEDKVYTRWCYRKNAVECIAGSSLSPILIDPSQSRSAVLNIPYLLPCVCVQVYYTHVDARRDKKCPFEKEMLTDVQDVWRSSNPLLYESSLKWSSVCPASDLKISASLCWRQHEHLCTPILNSTLEEMEDVPNLIYNISTVDKHPNMCVQFSLQGQHNISCPFQADISSWKVYIGLGKQSVIVNIASSVPAVFSAQLCVVNEMGCSPLGLVHTLIVSGNVTETRIKVPPHFLAEKPCVQVWQSDPALHGKRILCPDYTHKRCGIYVVAALVLVGVIALLGIFIHRLTKSGAAGWLYISKPVLLVCSSEQSAHVSAVCALASVLQGELSATVHMALWAQSSQKQTGARTGVADLGPLPWLYGQWETVRKAQGKVLIIWSPEAKTTYEKWKEEKMNEDKPDRKKEGDGKADLRHEKTRVDVEEDYKLSERSLGKCKKEKAGGRIECVKLCDDKDWCPQKESSSVIEPVFAAALACLQGTLQQCKGQGVAIVYFQGLGHSRDIPKALRDIPRYCLPQDFRGLIQELGGMTKGTKTDKFRCHCWPRLLSKVQSIWLAQQLAHRLQTLLPQMQGKKMPGPSITSSRKKTSDKTESRLKLPLAANMARPETVQEQEPLYRSPWRAERL, from the exons atgtttaaaatgcatctcGGCATCGCGCTGGCATCTGTCGTCGTCGCGGTGTTTCCGCTGCTGCTGGACTGTATCACAACATGTCAG ATGGGGAATCAAAATG ACTATGCTGAGGGACAATGCCCTGTAAAGCTGTCCCAGAAACCTCAGGGGACGGACCTTTGGTGTGTCACTGTCCATGTTTGGATGAAGGCTAATG ACTTCTCAAAGACCTCAAAGATTACAATTTCCTCACCATCTGGGAACATACgaaacaacatgacaaaaaaagaaaaaaag TGTAAAAGTAAACACCAATTCAGGTGTAACAGAGGTATCAGACAGCAGCCACATAATATCAGTTTTGACTTG tgggaGTTTGTATATGATTGTGTCGAAGCTGAAGCAGAAAGTATCATTTCTGTGTCCTACAGCACACCATCAAATCGCTGCAGTGTCAGTTGCACAGTACAAG ACCCTGTACCAAACTTTGATCTGTCTGTGGATCGGTCGTCTAAATCCATCAATGTAACTGTGGGGCCTGAAGATAAAGTGTATACCAGATGGTGTTACCGAAAAAATGCAGTGGAGTGCATTGCTGGGTCATCTTTATCCCCGATTCTT ATTGATCCATCTCAGTCTCGATCAGCGGTTCTGAACATCCCTTACCtgctgccctgtgtgtgtgtacag GTATACTACACCCACGTAGATGCCCGGCGAGATAAAAAGTGTCCTTTTGAAAAGGAAATGCTCACAG ATGTCCAAGATGTGTGGCGCTCCTCTAATCCCTTACTGTATGAGTCAAGTTTGAAGTGGAGCTCAGTGTGTCCTGCCAGCGATCTGAAgatctctgcctccctctgctggAGGCAACATGAACACCTCTGCACACCTATACTCAACTCCACACTGGAAGAAATGGAGGATGTACCAAACCTG ATATATAACATATCTACAGTGGACAAACACCCTaacatgtgtgtgcag ttttctctaCAAGGCCAACATAATATCTCTTGCCCCTTCCAGGCTG ATATATCTTCATGGAAGGTGTACATTGGGCTGGGCAAGCAGAGTGTTATTGTAAATATCGCCTCTTCTGTCCCAGCAGTGTTCTCTGCTCAACTTTGTGTTGTTAACGAGATGGGATGTTCACCCTTAGGGCTGGTCCATACTCTAATAGTAAGC GGGAATGTTACTGAGACAAGGATAAAAGTGCCTCCtcattttcttgctgagaaGCCCTGTGTGCAG GTGTGGCAGTCAGATCCTGCTCTTCATGGAAAGCGAATTCTGTGCCCAGACT ACACGCACAAGAGATGTGGCATATATGTGGTGGCAGCTTTGGTACTTGTGGGTGTTATTGCATTATTGGGAATTTTCATCCACCGTCTTACCAAAAGTGGAGCTGCAG GCTGGCTGTATATCTCAAAGCCAGTGCTACTGGTGTGCTCATCAGAGCAGTCAGCccatgtctctgctgtgtgtgcattagCCTCAGTTCTACAGGGGGAGCTAAGTGCCACAGTGCATATGGCTCTGTGGGCCCAAAGCTCACAAAAACAGACCGGGGCCAGGACTGGAGTAGCAGATCTGGGTCCGCTTCCTTGGCTGTACGGGCAGTGGGAAACTGTGCGTAAGGCACAAGGAAAAGTTCTAATTATTTGGAGTCCTGAGGCCAAGACGACCTATGAGAaatggaaggaggagaagatgaaCGAGGATAAGCCTGATAGAAAGAAGGAAGGTGACGGCAAAGCAGATTTGAGACATGAGAAAACAAGAGTAGACGTGGAAGAGGATTATAAACTAAGTGAAAGAAGTCTGGGAAAATGCAAAAAAGAGAAAGCCGGAGGAAGAATAGAGTGTGTGAAATTATGTGATGATAAAGACTGGTGCCCACAGAAGGAATCCTCTTCAGTCATAGAACCAGTGTTTGCAGCTGCTCTGGCCTGCCTACAGGGGACGCTGCAGCAGTGCAAAGGTCAAGGAGTTGCCATTGTGTATTTTCAGGGCCTTGGCCACAGCAGGGATATCCCAAAAGCCCTCAGAGATATTCCTCGGTACTGCTTGCCACAGGATTTCAGGGGTTTAATACAGGAGCTGGGAGGGATGACAAAAGGGACAAAAACGGATAAATTTAGGTGTCACTGTTGGCCCAGACTCCTCTCTAAAGTCCAGTCAATATGGCTGGCACAACAGCTTGCCCACAGACTACAAACACTGCTACCTCAGATGCAAGGAAAGAAAATGCCAGGGCCGAGCATCACATCA AGCAGGAAAAAGACATCGGATAAGACTGAGAGTAGGCTCAAGTTGCCACTGGCTGCCAACATGGCAAGGCCAGAAACTGTACAAGAGCAAGAGCCTCTGTACAGGTCACCatggagagcagagaggctttAA